In Mucilaginibacter sp. KACC 22063, the genomic stretch AGCAGAATGCCTTGCACGCCAGGGAGATGCCGCAGGTGCGATGGCTGTTGTAAACGCGCTTCGTAAAAAACGCTTTCTGGATGCAAACTATACTGACCTTACAGCAGCAGACGCTAATGCAGCACTTAAAATTGTTGTTGACGAACGCGAACGCGAGTTTACCGGTCGCGGGTTCCGTTGGTTTGATCAAAGGCGTTTAAACCTCGATGCCAGCTTTGCAGTAACAAAAACAAGGGTGTTTAAAGGAGTAACTTATACACTTGCGCCAACTAGTAACCGCTACGTGTATCCGATAGGGCAAAAGTATATCCTGATGAATCCCGAGATACAGCAAAATCCACGATAAGTAAAATCATATCTATGTTTAAATATTCATTGGCATCATTAATGCTACTGTTTACCTGCGCTAAGGCGCAGGTAAACTCAAACCGTTTATCGGTTGTGCCTCAAAAACCCGCGCCGGGTAAACCTGTAGAGTTAACCTACAACGTAAAACTTGGCCCGCTTAATAATGGCAAACAGGTAAAAGCCGCTTTTTATCAATTCAGCGATTATAAATGGCATACTGATACCGCTATTATGGAAGTTCAGGGCAGCAACGTTAAGGCTACATTCAACCTGTTGCCTGAAGCCTCATTTGCTGCTGTAAAATTTTACCAGGGAAGTTTGCGTATGCCGGATTCGACTGATAATAATCAGGAAAAAGGCTTCGCTATAGCCATAACTAATGCAAAAGGTAAAAAACTGCCTGGCGGTGCGTTAGCACAAGCCTTGTTTAAACTACCGGGATACAGCGGCGGCTTGCCGGGTTATTTTGAAGGTAACACCGCAAAAATGTCCTCAGACTCGCTTGCTTTATTATTAAACGAAGAGTTAAAACAAAAGGGTAGTAAGCCATCAAAATTTGTAAACCAATATTTAGCGCTGCAACGTGCTATTAAAGGTACTCAGTTTAAAGCTGAAGCACCTGCACTGCTCAGTAAGTTACTGGAAGACCCTGACTTATCAGAAGGGGGCATGGAAGAAATTCAGCGTGTAATGCAATTTGAGTTGAAAGATGAAGCCGGCGGACTTAAACTAAAAAAACAGATTTTAGAAAAATATCCTCATGGCAATTATGCAAGGTTAGAAGCTTTCCAAAAAACTATAAATACTCACAGTACTAAAGAGGAAATTATTGCTAACAGCGAAGTATTTCTGAAAAATTTTCCTATTGCAGAATGGCGTAAACATCCCAACAATCAGGATTACGTTTATTATGGTGTTTACCGTAACCTGGCTACGTCTTATTTTGATACTGGCAACTATGATGCTTTGCTGCGCCTTCGCCCTGATTGGGATTTTAAAACACAGAATGAGGTTTACCGTTGGAATGTTATGCGGGCATACATGAGCAAAAGGGTCCCGTTAAGCCAACTACAACCCCTTGCAGACAGCCTTTACAAAGGATTGCTAACAAAAGTGAATGATGGCTCATACATGGTTGATTTTGATTCAAAAAATCAGGCACAAGAGAATGCTTATGAACAATTAAAAAACCGTACCGGAGACCAGATAAATATCCATTACCAGGCAGGCGATTATAAAGGTGCATTGACGTATTTTGATGTTTTTCGCCCACAGGAAAAATATGCCGATGCTGATCTAAATGCCATTCACGTAGAAATGCTGGACAAAACAGGTCAAAAGCAACTGATGCAAC encodes the following:
- a CDS encoding TlpA family protein disulfide reductase, with the protein product MFKYSLASLMLLFTCAKAQVNSNRLSVVPQKPAPGKPVELTYNVKLGPLNNGKQVKAAFYQFSDYKWHTDTAIMEVQGSNVKATFNLLPEASFAAVKFYQGSLRMPDSTDNNQEKGFAIAITNAKGKKLPGGALAQALFKLPGYSGGLPGYFEGNTAKMSSDSLALLLNEELKQKGSKPSKFVNQYLALQRAIKGTQFKAEAPALLSKLLEDPDLSEGGMEEIQRVMQFELKDEAGGLKLKKQILEKYPHGNYARLEAFQKTINTHSTKEEIIANSEVFLKNFPIAEWRKHPNNQDYVYYGVYRNLATSYFDTGNYDALLRLRPDWDFKTQNEVYRWNVMRAYMSKRVPLSQLQPLADSLYKGLLTKVNDGSYMVDFDSKNQAQENAYEQLKNRTGDQINIHYQAGDYKGALTYFDVFRPQEKYADADLNAIHVEMLDKTGQKQLMQPVLESSVKANAVTPAMFDRLKQLYIQQHGNLDGYDNYLASLKSADKMSELHASVKAHMLNQDVMPFAMEDMNGNIVRSTDWGDKIVVIDFWATWCRPCIMAFPGMQMLVDKYAKDPDVDFYFVGTMQFGDYKQKVKDFMKREGWRFKVLHDGVDKKTGEQNEVFATYAKLFNSSGIPRKIILKNGVLRYTTEGYGGSPSELVDEISYAIELLKADK